From the genome of Blautia hydrogenotrophica DSM 10507:
TGAGTACCACTTTGGCTTTTGGAACGATTGGGTCCTATGTGATAACAATAGTTGTTCTTTTGATATCATTAATTTTGATGACTCAGAGATCTTTTTTTGGTTTTGTGGAAAAGATTGCGAGAGGATTGTTTCAGACTGTCAAGGGTGGCGTGAAGAGTTACCGTGAGGATGCACCTGCCCGTCAGGAAAGGGCCGAAGCCAGGAGATATCAAAAAGAGCTGAAAAAGAAGAGAGAGTCCGAGTCTGAGAAAAGGGGAAGGTCAGTCCAAAAAGAGACCGGATTTCTCAGTGAGACATTGCTGAAGGATGTGGAGAATGAGAATTTGACGGAGACTTCTGCTATGGAGTTCCCAATTTATCGAGGAGACGAGGAAAAACAGGAAACTTTATCTCAGGAGAACAGCCAAGGTCAGAAAAAAGAAAAAAAGACTCCGATGATGGAGATTATCTCCGAAGAAAAAAGCATTCAGGAGGAAAAAGAAGAGGAGATGTTTCAGAGGAGTGAGGAGAAGGTCTCTAAGCCTCCGAAGTCTTCAGAAGCTGAGATTCAAAATGGAATTCACAATATTCGAAAAGAGATTGAATCCCAGACAGCTGTACCGGAGAGAGTTTATAAATTTCCTCCTCTGAGTCTTTTAAAGAAAGGCAGCAGGGGTGCTGTGGGAGATTCGGATGCCCATCTGCGAAAAACGGCTAAAAAGCTTCAGGATACGTTGAAAAGTTTTGGTGTTAATGTGACCATTACAAATGTCAGCTGTGGACCGACAGTGACTAGATATGAACTACAGCCGGAGCAAGGAGTGAAAGTCAGTAAGATTGTGGGCTTGACAGATGATATAAAATTGAATCTGGCAGCGTCAGATATTCGGATTGAAGCGCCAATTCCGGGAAAAGCAGCGGTGGGAATTGAGGTTCCCAACGATCACAACAGCGCCGTTATGCTCAGAGATCTACTGCAGTCTGAGACATTTCAAAAGAGCAAATCGAAACTGTCCTTTGCGGCTGGAAAAGATATTGCCGGGATGCCGGTGGTTGCCGATATCGCAAAAATGCCTCATTTGTTGATTGCCGGCGCCACCGGTTCCGGCAAATCCGTCTGCATCAACACTCTGATTATGAGTATTTTGTACAAGGCAAAACCTGATGAGGTAAAACTGATTATGATTGACCCGAAAGTGGTTGAGCTGAGTGTATATAATGGTGTGCCTCATTTGCTGATTCCTGTAGTGACAGATCCAAAGAAAGCAGCAGGTGCGTTGAATTGGGCAGTATCTTCGATGACAGAAAGATACAATACGTTTGCAGAGTACAATGTACGGAATCTAGAGGAGTACAACAAAAAAATAGAAGATGCACCGAGAATTAACGGAGAGGAACCGCCGAAGCCTTTGCCGCAGATTGTAATTATCGTGGATGAGCTGGCAGATTTGATGATGGTGGCTCCAGGTGAGGTGGAGGACGCAATCTGCCGCCTGGCTCAACTGGCACGTGCAGCGGGAATCCATCTGATTATTGCCACACAAAGGCCATCTGTGAACGTAATTACGGGGCTCATCAAGGCAAATATGCCGTCGAGAATCGCTTTCTCTGTCTCCTCCGGAGTTGATTCCAGGACAATTCTGGACATGAACGGGGCAGAAAAGCTTTTGGGAAAAGGGGACATGTTGTTCTATCCCCAGGGATATCAAAAGCCGGCTCGTCTTCAAGGGGCTTTTGTGTCAGACGAGGAAGTAAGCAAGGTTGTGGAGTTTTTGGCGGACAAAAATCCAGGGAGTCCCTATGACGAAAAAGTGGCGGAATCTATCAACTCTTCAGGCGCTGTAGGCAGTTCTGGGAATTCAGAAGCAGACCGTGACCGGTATTTCGTGGAAGCGGGAAAGTTTATCATCGAGAAAGAGAAGGCTTCTATTGGAATGCTACAGAGAATGTTTAAAATCGGCTTTAACCGTGCGGCTAGAATTATGGACCAGCTAGCCGAAGCTGGAGTCGTGGGCCCGGAGGAAGGGACGAAGCCCAGAAAGGTGCTGATGTCCTTGGAAGAATTTGAAAAATATGTCGAGGAATATTTATAGAGATGAAGTGTCCATATTGTGGAGAAGAAGTGAAACCGGGAACACTCTTTTGTCCAAAATGTCTCACGGAGGTTCCCTGGGTATCGGAATATAATACGGTAGAGACGCTAATTACCCAAAAGAAGCATGAAGAAGAAAAGAAAGTCTGTCAGGAGCGGAAAAAAGAGCAGATGCAAAAAGAAATTCGCCAGAAAAAACGCAGGCTTTTTTTTCTGTGTGGATTTGCAGTTGTTTCCATTTTAGGGACAATTCTTCTTGGAGTGGGATACTACAGAATGAACTCCTATGCTTATCAGTATCAGGCTGGGGTAAAGGCATATAATCAGGAGGACTATGACCAAGCGATGGACCACATGGACCAGGCGCTGTCCATGGAGCCGGATAATCCCAATGCAAATTTGATGATGGCTAAGATTTTCGACGCACAGGAAGATTATGCTTCTGTGGAAAAGATTTTGACAGTGTTTTTAAAAGAGCATCCGGAC
Proteins encoded in this window:
- a CDS encoding DNA translocase FtsK, whose product is MAATKKKTSNRGKRQTKQEPAAGNFSTEIVLILFLALSIIMLISNFGVGGMVGDAISKFSFGIFGLMAYVFPILLFVGVAFFMVNRRNRLVKKKIIAGILFFLFCCNLMQLLTEGYTRSFEIMEYFYTSSQYKTGGGVVGGALCVSTTLAFGTIGSYVITIVVLLISLILMTQRSFFGFVEKIARGLFQTVKGGVKSYREDAPARQERAEARRYQKELKKKRESESEKRGRSVQKETGFLSETLLKDVENENLTETSAMEFPIYRGDEEKQETLSQENSQGQKKEKKTPMMEIISEEKSIQEEKEEEMFQRSEEKVSKPPKSSEAEIQNGIHNIRKEIESQTAVPERVYKFPPLSLLKKGSRGAVGDSDAHLRKTAKKLQDTLKSFGVNVTITNVSCGPTVTRYELQPEQGVKVSKIVGLTDDIKLNLAASDIRIEAPIPGKAAVGIEVPNDHNSAVMLRDLLQSETFQKSKSKLSFAAGKDIAGMPVVADIAKMPHLLIAGATGSGKSVCINTLIMSILYKAKPDEVKLIMIDPKVVELSVYNGVPHLLIPVVTDPKKAAGALNWAVSSMTERYNTFAEYNVRNLEEYNKKIEDAPRINGEEPPKPLPQIVIIVDELADLMMVAPGEVEDAICRLAQLARAAGIHLIIATQRPSVNVITGLIKANMPSRIAFSVSSGVDSRTILDMNGAEKLLGKGDMLFYPQGYQKPARLQGAFVSDEEVSKVVEFLADKNPGSPYDEKVAESINSSGAVGSSGNSEADRDRYFVEAGKFIIEKEKASIGMLQRMFKIGFNRAARIMDQLAEAGVVGPEEGTKPRKVLMSLEEFEKYVEEYL
- a CDS encoding chitobiase/beta-hexosaminidase C-terminal domain-containing protein → MKCPYCGEEVKPGTLFCPKCLTEVPWVSEYNTVETLITQKKHEEEKKVCQERKKEQMQKEIRQKKRRLFFLCGFAVVSILGTILLGVGYYRMNSYAYQYQAGVKAYNQEDYDQAMDHMDQALSMEPDNPNANLMMAKIFDAQEDYASVEKILTVFLKEHPDNLEAYGVLLSAMEKNQDVEAIRELLQMCTNPDVLEEYSEYICPDLNTDFQSGTYHKKPMKVEISGECEKIYYTLDGTIPDEDSKIYTGPIKLKEGVTVLYAYGVNKKGIPGDIIYRKYVLEPED